A genome region from Polypterus senegalus isolate Bchr_013 chromosome 7, ASM1683550v1, whole genome shotgun sequence includes the following:
- the LOC120532851 gene encoding uncharacterized protein LOC120532851, with product MEAPRQVQQQLPARGRGGRRRGRGGVRMRGGIGGRGRGARRHHDVPDEIRATLIDHVINHRLTIAEAGRRVQPNVPRSTVSSIIQTFRRENRIGRQPQVGGRRKLLNEQQEQEICNMVIANNAITLRQIRNAILLDNVMFQNINSISISTIDRVLKKHQMTMKQIYRVPFERNSDRVKGLRYQYVHVSQLLVVYHCNTITVRHGYHCFFVLRYPFHLQNPALCD from the exons ATGGAAGCACCTCGCCAAGTACAACAGCAACTTCCTGctcgaggaagaggaggaagaagaagaggaagaggaggagtgagAATGCGTGgaggaatagggggaagaggccgaggagcacggaGGCACCATGATGTCCCAGATGAAATCCGGGCCACCCTTATTGACCACGTCATAAACCATCGCCTCACAATTGCAGAGGCAGGtcgccgagtgcagcctaatgtgcctcggtctacagtctcctccatcatccaaacctttcgcagggaaaacag gattggacgacagcctcaagtgggtggcagaagaaaacttctaaatgaacaacaagaacaagaaatatgcAACATGGTCATTGCAAATAATGCCATCACACTGAGACAGATTCGTAATGCAATCCTGCTAGACAAtgtaatgttccaaaatataaactctatcagcatctccacaatagaccgggtattgaagaaacatcagatgaccatgaaacagatttacagggtaccatttgagagaaactctgacagagtgaaagggctgcggtaccagtatgtgcatgtaagtcaacTACTGGTTGTCTATCATTGTAACACTATTACAGTAAGACATGGTtaccactgtttttttgttttgcgttATCCTTTTCACCTTCAGAATCCAGCTTTGTGTGACTAG